TGTATTTTCACTTTTTTGCAAAATTCCACTCTATTAAAGGGGATCACAATGCGCATCATCCTTCTGGGCGCTCCAGGTGCAGGTAAAGGTACTCAAGCTCAATTCATCATGGAAAAGTTTGGTATTCCTCAAATTTCAACTGGTGACATGCTACGTGCTGCTATCAAAGCAGGTACTGAGCTAGGCAAACAAGCGAAATCAGTGATCGATGCTGGTCAATTGGTATCTGACGATATCATTCTTGGTCTTGTTAAAGAGCGTATTGCTGAAGAAGACTGTGCAAAAGGCTTCCTACTAGACGGTTTCCCACGCACTATTCCTCAGGCTGATGGTCTAAAAGAAAACGGCGTTAACGTTGATTACGTTATCGAGTTTGACGTTGCTGACGATGTGATCGTTGAGCGTATGGCGGGTCGTCGTGCTCACCTTCCTTCAGGTCGTACTTACCACGCTGTATACAACCCACCAAAGGTTGAAGGTAAAGATGACGTAACTGGTGAAGATCTTGTTATCCGTGAAGATGACAAAGAAGAAACAGTACGTGCACGTCTAAACGTATACCACACGCAAACTGCACCACTTATCGAGTACTACGGTAAAGAAGCAGAAGCAGGTAACACTAAGTACCTTAAGTTCGACGGTACACTACCTGTTGCTGAAGTTAGCGCTGCGCTAGAAAAAGCATTAGCTTAATATTATTGTTGGCTATATAGATAGTCTATAACAATGAGAAAAAACGGGCCTGCCTATTGGTATTGCCCGTTTTTTTTGGTTTTAATAATAGGGCTATATTCGAAGTGTTTGGGTATAGTCTTAAATAAAGGCTTGGATGAGTCTTTTAAAGTTAGTGTGATCCAATAGCGATGAATGTTCGTTTAGGTTGGGTTACAGAATATCTCCTATAGATCTGAATGCTTTGTTTAGGATAGAAAAGAGCGAAAGACCGATGAATAAAGACAACAATAAATACGGTGTATTGTTAGTAAACCTTGGTACGCCTGATACACCAACGGCGGCAGGGGTAAAACAATTTTTATCTCAATTTTTACATGATAAGCGTGTGGTTGATATGACCCGCTGGTTATGGTGCCCAATTTTACATGGTGTGATTTTGCCTATTCGCTCTCCTAAAGTAGCGAAGTTATATCAGACGGTATGGATGGAAGAGGGATCACCGTTGATGGTGTATTCCAAGCGCCAGCAACAAGCCCTACAAGATGCTTTACAAGTACCTGTAGCCTTAGGAATGACTTACGGTAATCCAAGCATTCAATCGGGTTTAGAAGCGTTAAAACAGCAAGGTTGCGATAAAGTCGTCGTGTTGCCGCTGTATCCTCAATATTCAGGTACGACAACAGCTGCGGTATTTAATCGTTTAG
The sequence above is a segment of the Photobacterium leiognathi genome. Coding sequences within it:
- the adk gene encoding adenylate kinase, whose product is MRIILLGAPGAGKGTQAQFIMEKFGIPQISTGDMLRAAIKAGTELGKQAKSVIDAGQLVSDDIILGLVKERIAEEDCAKGFLLDGFPRTIPQADGLKENGVNVDYVIEFDVADDVIVERMAGRRAHLPSGRTYHAVYNPPKVEGKDDVTGEDLVIREDDKEETVRARLNVYHTQTAPLIEYYGKEAEAGNTKYLKFDGTLPVAEVSAALEKALA